One window of the Nicotiana tabacum cultivar K326 chromosome 4, ASM71507v2, whole genome shotgun sequence genome contains the following:
- the LOC107823246 gene encoding uncharacterized protein LOC107823246 yields the protein MAIRFLYTTAIVFLFCFFVSNAALQRFSEEDPERQSLFSFRSSLENPHILSTWTPTTSHCHWNGVFCKNGQVVSLKLSSLSLKGPISPHIATLTQLRFLDLSGNALTGKIPAQIGNLTQLQVLALGNNFLSGSLSPTLFTKLQSLASFDVSNNTLSGSIPPEIGKLRNLKNLYLGLNRFSGKLPPEIGELFNLHNFYAASCSLEGPLPESISKLKSLTKLDLSYNPLKCSIPKAIGSLENLTFLNLVYSEINGSIPPELGKCRNLTTVMLSFNSLTGPLREELSELPILSFAAERNQLSGPLPSWLGKWTQMDSLLLSSNRFSGKIPAEIGNCSLLNHISLSSNLLSGPIPKELCNAVALTDIDLDHNFLTGSIKDTFVKCGNLTQLALLDNSITGAIPEYLSELPLMVLDLDSNNLTGSIPVSLWNSAALLEFSAANNHLQGTLSTEIGNVVSLQRLVLSNNKISGVIPKEIGNLTSLSVLNLNSNLLEGSIAVEVGDCISLTTLDLGNNRLHGSIPVTLVDLPQLQCLVLSHNELSGAIPSMISKYFRQTSIPDSSYVQHHGVYDLSHNKLSGSIPEELGSCVVIVDLLLSNNMLSGDIPRSLARLVNLTTLDLTGNLLTGTVPEEFGYSLKMQGFYLGNNQLTGSIPQSIGQVGSLVKLNLTSNKFTGPIPSSFGNLNGLTHLDLSSNVLDGELPPSLSRMANLVGLYVQRNRLSGSLDQLFSNSVAWRLEALNLGTNSFTGNLPPSLGNMSYLAFLDLHDNRLMGKIPIELGNLVQLEYLDASGNSLYGQIPETVCALPNLGVLNFTDNKLQGAIPRNGICQNLSKVSVAGNKDLCGGIVALKCPAKSFFKRSSMFSVWGILSVVAGTILIILTIAIVLRIWVNRSSRKSDPEECEDSKLDSDDQHLYFLGSSKSKEPLSINVAMFEQPLLKLTLVDVLEATNNFCKTKIVGDGGFGTVYKATLPDGKTVAVKKLNQAKTQGHREFLAEMETLGKVKHRNLVPLLGYCSYGEDKVLVYEYMVNGSLDHWLRNRSGTLDVLDWSKRLKIAVGAARGLAFLHHGFTPHIIHRDIKASNILLNDDFEAQVADFGLARLISACETHVSTDIAGTFGYIPPEYGQTWRSTTKGDVYSFGVILLELLTGKEPTGPDFKDVEGGNLVGWVLQKMKKGQSVDVLDPTILDADSKQMMLQTLQIAALCLSDNPARRPTMLYVFKFLNRIKEE from the coding sequence ATGGCCATTAGGTTTCTTTATACCACTGCCATTgtctttcttttctgtttctttgtTTCCAATGCAGCCCTACAAAGATTTTCAGAAGAGGACCCAGAAAGACAAAGCCTGTTTTCTTTCAGGAGTTCTCTTGAAAATCCACATATTCTGTCTACATGGACCCCCACAACTTCACATTGCCACTGGAATGGcgttttttgcaaaaatggccaaGTTGTTTCCCTCAAGCTCTCTTCTTTATCACTCAAAGGACCCATTTCACCCCACATTGCAACTTTGACTCAACTAAGGTTTCTTGACCTTTCTGGCAATGCTTTGACCGGAAAAATTCCAGCCCAAATTGGTAATTTGACTCAGCTACAAGTCTTGGCTCTTGGCAACAACTTTCTCTCAGGTTCTCTCTCTCCAACACTCTTCACAAAGCTTCAATCTTTGGCTTCTTTTGATGTGTCTAACAACACCCTTTCTGGTTCTATTCCACCTGAAATTGGGAAATTGAGAAACCTTAAAAATCTTTACCTTGGGCTTAACAGATTTTCTGGCAAGTTGCCACCAGAAATTGGTGAACTTTTTAATCTCCATAATTTCTATGCTGCTTCATGTTCACTTGAGGGTCCATTGCCAGAATCTATCTCAAAGTTGAAATCTTTGACCAAACTTGACCTTTCTTATAACCCATTGAAGTGTTCTATCCCAAAAGCAATAGGCAGTCTTGAGAATTTGACTTTCTTGAACTTAGTTTACTCTGAGATCAATGGTTCAATACCCCCTGAGCTTGGAAAGTGTAGAAACTTGACAACAGTGATGCTTTCTTTTAATTCACTCACTGGTCCTTTGCGTGAAGAGCTTTCAGAGTTGCCTATACTATCTTTTGCTGCAGAAAGGAATCAGCTTTCTGGTCCATTGCCTTCTTGGCTTGGAAAATGGACACAAATGGATTCCCTTTTACTTTCGAGTAATCGATTTTCGGGAAAAATTCCAGCTGAGATAGGGAACTGTTCTTTGTTGAATCATATTAGTCTGAGCAGCAACTTACTGTCTGGTCCAATACCTAAGGAGCTTTGTAATGCTGTGGCACTCACAGATATTGATCTTGATCACAATTTTCTCACAGGCAGTATTAAAGACACATTTGTAAAGTGCGGTAATCTGACCCAATTGGCATTATTAGATAATAGTATTACTGGGGCGATTCCAGAGTATTTATCAGAGCTTCCTTTGATGGTTCTTGATTTGGATTCCAACAATTTAACTGGTTCTATCCCAGTAAGTCTCTGGAATTCTGCTGCTCTATTGGAGTTTTCTGCTGCAAATAACCACTTACAGGGTACTCTATCTACAGAAATTGGTAATGTTGTGTCATTGCAAAGGCTAGTTCTTAGTAACAACAAGATAAGTGGTGTCATTCCTAAGGAGATTGGTAATTTGACTTCTCTCTCAGTATTGAATTTGAATTCCAATCTTCTTGAAGGTTCCATTGCTGTTGAAGTGGGGGATTGTATCTCTCTTACAACATTGGATCTTGGGAATAACAGGCTTCATGGGTCGATCCCGGTGACACTTGTGGATCTGCCTCAGCTACAGTGCCTGGTTCTTTCCCACAATGAGCTTAGTGGTGCTATTCCTTCCATGATTTCCAAGTATTTCCGTCAAACAAGTATCCCTGATTCAAGCTATGTGCAGCATCATGGTGTCTATGATCTGTCTCACAACAAGTTGTCTGGTTCGATACCTGAAGAGCTAGGGAGCTGTGTTGTTATAGTGGATCTTTTGCTCAGCAATAACATGCTATCCGGGGATATACCACGATCACTTGCCCGCCTAGTGAATCTCACTACATTAGACTTAACTGGGAATTTGTTGACAGGCACCGTTCCAGAGGAATTCGGCTACTCACTTAAGATGCAAGGCTTTTATCTTGGGAATAACCAGCTCACAGGTTCAATACCTCAAAGCATTGGGCAAGTAGGTAGTTTGGTGAAGCTGAATTTGACTAGCAACAAATTTACCGGTCCAATACCATCAAGTTTTGGGAACTTAAATGGGCTGACTCACTTAGACTTGAGCTCAAATGTACTTGATGGTGAACTTCCTCCCTCTCTATCAAGGATGGCAAACCTAGTTGGCCTTTATGTTCAGCGGAACAGGCTTTCAGGTAGTCTGGATCAGCTATTCTCAAACTCTGTAGCATGGAGACTTGAAGCTCTAAATTTGGGTACTAATTCCTTTACTGGGAACTTGCCACCATCTTTGGGAAACATGTCGTACTTGGCTTTTCTTGATCTCCATGACAACAGATTAATGGGTAAAATTCCAATTGAGCTTGGCAATCTTGTGCAGCTTGAGTATTTGGATGCCTCTGGCAACAGTCTTTATGGCCAAATACCTGAAACAGTATGCGCCCTTCCCAATTTGGGTGTGTTAAATTTTACTGATAACAAACTGCAAGGAGCTatcccgagaaatggaatttgCCAGAACCTTTCAAAAGTTTCAGTGGCTGGGAACAAAGATCTGTGTGGGGGAATTGTGGCTCTAAAATGTCCTGCCAAGAGTTTTTTTAAAAGATCATCGATGTTTAGCGTTTGGGGTATCTTGTCAGTGGTGGCTGGGACTATATTGATTATTCTTACTATCGCCATTGTGTTAAGGATATGGGTTAATAGAAGCAGTAGAAAAAGTGATCCTGAGGAATGTGAGGACAGCAAACTGGACAGTGATGATCAGCACCTTTATTTCTTAGGTAGCAGCAAGTCGAAAGAGCCTCTTAGCATCAATGTGGCCATGTTCGAGCAGCCCCTGCTAAAGCTGACATTGGTTGATGTTCTTGAAGCTACCAACAACTTTTGCAAGACTAAGATTGTTGGTGATGGAGGGTTTGGAACTGTCTATAAAGCTACTTTACCTGATGGTAAAACAGTTGCAGTTAAGAAGCTAAACCAAGCGAAAACTCAGGGTCATCGCGAATTTTTAGCTGAAATGGAAACTCTGGGAAAAGTGAAGCATCGAAACCTTGTGCCCTTGCTTGGATACTGTTCTTATGGTGAGGATAAAGTTCTGGTTTATGAGTACATGGTTAATGGAAGCTTAGACCACTGGCTAAGAAACCGTAGTGGAACACTTGATGTGCTGGATTGGAGCAAACGCCTCAAAATTGCAGTAGGTGCTGCACGTGGTCTAGCTTTCCTTCATCACGGGTTCACTCCCCACATTATTCACAGGGACATAAAGGCAAGTAATATCTTGCTCAACGATGATTTCGAGGCACAAGTTGCTGATTTTGGTTTGGCAAGGTTGATCAGCGCCTGTGAGACGCATGTAAGCACTGATATTGCTGGTACATTTGGGTACATTCCTCCCGAGTATGGGCAGACATGGCGATCCACAACAAAAGGAGATGTTTATTCTTTTGGTGTGATTCTGCTTGAACTGCTGACAGGGAAAGAGCCGACAGGTCCAGATTTCAAAGACGTGGAAGGCGGAAATTTGGTTGGTTGGGTACTTCAGAAGATGAAGAAGGGGCAATCAGTTGATGTGCTTGATCCAACAATACTTGATGCAGATTCTAAGCAGATGATGCTTCAGACATTACAGATTGCTGCATTATGTCTCTCGGATAATCCAGCTAGGAGGCCGACCATGCTCTATGTCTTCAAGTTCTTGAATAGAATCAAAGAGGAGTAA